The Pyrus communis chromosome 2, drPyrComm1.1, whole genome shotgun sequence genome includes a window with the following:
- the LOC137725108 gene encoding uncharacterized protein, with amino-acid sequence MDREQDELQFLGIFGIYKEAYKIVFSWRKIFSQITLALILPLSFIFLAQLELSNILLSKIIRNEIALDGTSTNNPRYEKISDVISSEWATFWLFKAAYFTFLLIFGLLSTSAVVYTIACIYTAKEITFKKVMSVVPKVWKRVMVTFLCTFLAFFCYNIVAFLVLIIWLLSMGNSDAGVIIGFFLLIVYFIGFVYLTLIWQLASVVSVLEEARGIKAMAKSKALLKGNMWVASIIFFKLNVLAALLQFGFQQLVVRGRSFGVIDRVAYGVICLLLLFKLILFGLVIQTVLYFVCKSYHHENIDKSALSDHLEVYLGDYVPLRSKDVQLEQV; translated from the coding sequence ATGGATAGAGAACAAGATGAATTACAATTTCTTGGGATTTTTGGCATCTACAAAGAAGCCTACAAAATTGTGTTTTCATGGAGAAAAATCTTCAGCCAAATCACCTTAGCCTTGATCCTCCCTCTGAGCTTCATATTCTTGGCGCAATTAGAACTCTCAAACATCCTTCTCTCAAAGATCATCAGGAACGAAATAGCCCTTGATGGAACAAGCACCAACAATCCAAGGTATGAAAAAATATCAGATGTCATATCCTCCGAGTGGGCAACCTTTTGGCTTTTCAAAGCTGCATACTTCACCTTCTTGCTCATCTTCGGCCTCCTCTCCACCTCTGCCGTTGTATACACGATCGCGTGTATATACACGGCGAAAGAAATCACATTCAAGAAGGTGATGAGCGTCGTCCCAAAAGTTTGGAAGCGAGTCATGGTCACGTTCCTGTGCACTTTCTTGGCTTTCTTTTGCTACAATATAGTGGCTTTCCTAGTCCTAATTATTTGGTTACTTTCGATGGGCAACAGTGATGCCGGTGTTATAATTGGGTTTTTTCTACTCATTGTTTACTTCATAGGATTTGTTTACTTAACCCTAATCTGGCAGCTGGCTAGCGTGGTCTCAGTTCTTGAAGAAGCAAGGGGGATCAAAGCCATGGCGAAGAGCAAGGCACTACTAAAAGGAAATATGTGGGTGGCTTCTATCATATTCTTTAAGCTCAACGTTTTGGCCGCCCTCCTACAATTTGGGTTTCAACAACTAGTTGTGCGAGGAAGGTCATTTGGTGTGATTGACAGAGTAGCTTATGGAGTTATATGCTTGTTGTTGCTTTTCAAGTTGATTTTGTTTGGTCTTGTAATCCAAACTGTGCTCTATTTCGTTTGCAAGTCGTACCACCATGAAAACATCGACAAATCGGCGTTATCTGATCACCTTGAGGTCTATCTGGGAGATTATGTGCCTCTCAGATCTAAGGATGTTCAGCTTGAGCAAgtttaa